In Oncorhynchus kisutch isolate 150728-3 linkage group LG11, Okis_V2, whole genome shotgun sequence, the genomic stretch tgattggtaaaaatgaatgggaaaaaatatcagaattggactgcctgtgtGAACGCGGCCTAAGTAGCTTTTAAGCAAGTGGTTAATGCACCTAACCTTTCCACAGATGACTAGAGAGACAACATATGAAGGACATTGACAAACTGCAGTCTTTTAATGCACCATATTCAATGGTCAGACATGACCGGATATAAAATAACAAACTTGACCGTTCCTCATTACCAACGGTTACATCTTCTCCAATATGTAATATCTGCATCAAGCCACATCTCCTGTCCTAGTCTCTTCATGTGGGCCCTGTAGACATAGTGGACTTGGGGAGAGTCACACACTGTTTAAGTCCGTTAAGATGAATTCATTCATGCCGTCATCCTCCCGGAGGCTCAGagtacctggggtccattaggcATGATGCTTATCTCAGGGGGaagaagagggatggaggaagaggttAAGGAGGGGACCACGGGGTGGTAATGGAGCTTTTGGAGTTAGCTTAATGCCTTGGATCAGAGAAATCAATGGAGAAATATCATTTggaccccctccaccccccccctcctcgGTCTAAGTGGGTAGAGGTCAACGACAGTGAGGCGTCTGTCTGGTGAGACATGACTGAAGCCTCCGTTCCTCCACTGGTTGATCACACATGGGTCAGCAGTCCTGGATCTATGCATCTCTATCAATCAGGGAGAATACCCCGGGGGCTGTTCCCGTGTGGTTTGCTAATGGTTGGCTGGTGACAGAGGGTGGATATAACCATCAATGCTAGATCTTTTGTACCTTTTTCCACTGGTCTTGAATCCTTCCTCTATCGTTAGGCTGTCTTTTGAGTAATTTTGCCATTCTCTTCCACAGTATCTCTAGCTGAAGACAATGTTAAAGCCAATGTGAAAAAATTCATAGGCAAGACATTTGGCAGGCACATGCACTGATACACTGACATAGTtaatgtgataaaaaaaaaactagaaCAAAAATGTTGATTGAATAAACTTGGCGTTTGGGCAGGAACAGTCCTTCATAGATAAATGGGATCCCGGTTGGCTCTCCTGGATCGGAACCGGATCTCAGACAGCTTGGAGTTGATGCCGGTGCCAATTTGCCCCTTCCTGGCCAATGGGAAGCGGGCCAGCGTGGCATCTgcggagggagagagtgacagcaCAACAACAATTGGAGGAGGgaggacaacgcaggagtgaggAACAGCCATGTTTTACTTTAACTATACCAGTTATGTATCTTTCTAATGATCGAGAAAGTGAGTGTGTTGTTTTCACTTATCAATGAATGATCAAGTGCACTTGGGAGAAAAATACAATGACAGGTGGTTGAAGGTTGTTGGTAAGGCTGTTGATCAGGGATTGTGTCAATAATACACGTACTATAGATGGCGTTTAGCTTGTGTGGGTCCAGGGCGGTGCGGTGGTTGGGGAACGTTGGTCTGCGGCTCCTCCCCCCTCGCAGGTTGCTGTTAAGCAGGGTGTCCATGTCGAACACGCCCAGCAACAGGGTGCGCGCCATCGCCGTGGGAGACTGCGTCTGATTGGCTGCATGCCAGGACCGCATTTCACAGAAGACACCGGAACCCGGGTATACCTCCACCTGGTTAACCTGCACAACcaatagggagagagagcaaaTGTGGTCAGAATTAAAAACACATTTAGACCTTCATAACCTTTGGAGGAAGGTCTTTATCTGGAATGAACAGCATTTTTCCTTACATGGCCAGTCCCATTAACACAGTGTGTCTCTGAGCATGTCCTCATCACAGGTAGGTTGGATGCTGAGccacacagagagctgtggaggTCGTCGttctctgtgatgtcactcaGCTCCAAGTCTCCGTCCACACTGTGCTCACTGATGGCCATCTCGGGTCCAAAGTTGGACATGCTTTCATTCATGTCCTGTGTCATAGCTGAGCGGTTGGACATGGGCTGATGATGGAGTGGAGAACTGAACCCTTGGCCAAAGTGTCCTGACACGGAGTggtggtgtgtgtacgtgtagcTCTCGCCCCTCCCTGTTGCCGTAGAGACCGCCTGTGGGGACACTGCAGGGTGGGGGGGCTGGTTGGCTTGGCCCAAGGTCTGCCACATGGTGGACAGCAGGCCAGGGATCTCTGGGGGATGACACCACAAAGAAAGAAGAAACATTCATGAGGGAATGTGATAAGTCCAGAGCAGTTGAATTATACAAttacagatgaagtcggaagattacatacaccttagccaaatacatttcaactcagtgtttcacaattcctaacaattaatccaaataaaaattcactgtcttaggtcagttaggatcaccactttattttaagaatgtgaaatgtcaaaataatagtagagagaatgatttatttcagcttttatttctttcatcgcattcccagtgggtcagaagtttacatatactcaattagtatttggtagcattgcctttaaattgtttaacttgagtcaaacgttttaggtagccttccacaagcttctcattttggcccattcctcctgacagagctggtgtaactgagtcaggtttgtaggcctccttgctcgcacacgctttttcagttctgcccacatattttctataggattgaggtcagggctttgtgatggccactccaatatcttgactttgttgtccttaagccattttgccataactttggaagtatgcttggggtcattttccatttggaagacccatttgcgaccaagcttttgtaacggatgtgaaacggctagcttagttagcggtgcgcactaaatagcgtttcaatcggtgacgtcacttgctctgagaccttgaagtagtagttccccttgctctgcaagggccgcggcttttgtggagcgatgggtaacgatgcttcgtgggtgaatgttgttgatgtgtgcagagggtccctggttcgcgcccgggtatgggcaaggggacggtctaaagttatactgttacactttaacttcctgactgatgtcttgagatgttgcttcaatatatccacataattttccgacctcatgatgccatctattttgtgaagtgcgccagtctctcctgtagcaaagcacccacacaacaagatgctgccaccgtgcttcacggttgggatgatgttcttcggcttgcaagcctcaccctttttcttccaaacataacgacggtcattatggccaaacagttctatttttgtttcatcagaccagaggacatttctccaaaaagtacgatctttgtccccatgtgcagttgcaaaccgtagtctggctgtttttatggcggttttggagcagtggcttcttccttgctgagcggcctttcaggttatgtcgatataggacacattttactgtggatatagatacttttgtacctgtttcctcaagcatcttcacaaggtcctttgctgttgttctgggattgatttgcacttttcgcaccaaagtacgttaatctctaggagacagaacgcgtctccttcatgagcagtatgatggctgattggtcccatggtgtttatacttgcgtactattgtttgtacagatgaatgtggtaccgtcaggcgtttggaaattgctcccaaggatgaaccagacttgtagaggtctacaattttttttctgaggtcttggctgatttcttttgattttcccatgatgtcaagagtttgaaggtaggccttgaaatacatccgcagatacaccgccaattgactcaaatgatgtcaattagcctatcagaagcttctaaagccatgacataattttcttgaattttccaagctgtttaaaggcacagtcaacttagtgttgaCTGTTGAATTGTGatacactggaattgtgatacagtgaattataagtgaaataatctgtctgtaaacaattgttggaaaaattacatgtacaaagtagatgtcctaactgacttgccaaaactatagtttgttaacaagaaatttgtggagtggttgaaaaacgagttttaatgacttcaacctaagtgtatgtaaacttctgacttcaactgtatattgattTTACTCATCCTCACCCTTCACTAGCATGTTATGTAGCCGTTGGTTTTCAGCTGCCATTTCGACCTTCTCTTTCTCCAGTTCCCGAACACGCGACCTGAGGAACTGGAGCTCTGTAGTGTGGGAAGGGTTAAATACGTCCATCTCCATCTTCATTGTCTGTGAAGGAAAGAGAAACGCAGATGGCTGATGAGTGAATGGTTTTGAGAGACACTTTCCATCTACTGTATTGTGTTGCCAAGATCTCTTATTTTTAAGTGATCTAGGTTGTGGCGTCAAACAGTCTTTAAATGGCTACAACAGAACAAAGAGGTTTATGTACTCAGTGCAACAAACACTTATAACACCTCCCATCTATGGCTCTGTCACCTTCTTTTGTGACCACACAAATCTAGGGCTGTGAAGGTaatggaattttggatgacggTTATTGGTCAGACAAATTACCACGGTTACCATTATAAGGGACAGTTAGAAAATGACTGGTAGTgtcataaaccccccccccccccccccaccaacgtAACAAATATGATCACATTAccctccctgtagtgctgtaaaATAAATTGCACACCTTCCGACCCTCATTGAATTAATTCATGATTATGACCACAAATAATAACTGTAGTGACCCTGTGTTTATAAACGTGGATATCGACTTTGTCACTTCAGtatgcttttgtggcacagtgATGCCACGCAGGGTtacgggccagaaggttgaggaTTCACCGACCACCACAGAGGAGCtaactctccctgcctgtttcattacactacgatcagagccggctgcagacaatgatcagctagggggAAATCAGGTGTTCAATATGGTGATGCtatatttataaaatatatgtaacacattttccaccaacaggtttctgtgccaatgcaccatACAACCAATAAGCAAAACATAACTGCATACCGATTACCAACTTTGGGCTCTTCAACATCATGGTTGGCGTTTTCAACTAGACTAGGCCTGTGTCAATCTCGACAAACACaaaatacatccctccctacATGGTACCCAGTACCGAAGGCTTGGCTTGACAATCTTTAAATGTCATTCAACTTTTAGTgatttgtaacagatgtctctttccattcattgAATGGCCTGTGCACAGTTTGGATGCCGGAATTATATTGGACTGGACGAATGTGCGCAGGTAGCCTACAGAAGACTTTTGAAGAACCAAAATCTGATTAAAACATTGTGAGTGattgtgtttatgccacacatAAAAAGGATAATATATTTTAAAAGTTCAATTACAAATATTTCGGCTATAATGAAGCGTTCGGTTCTATGTGCGTGAGGAATAGGCACTCGgattggagaggaggcagagcgtgccttaagctttcctgaataactgggactGGAGCATATGTGGCCACATTATTAAAGAAAGACTTGAGAATGATAATTCGCAACAGTCAGCGCATTTTAGTATCAGAAGTATGAATACAgccagactggcctgctactgtgcCTTTCTAGACATTATAAACTGTCGAGAGTAGCCccacaactgatccaaatggaATGAAACATTCAAATCACAGCGTTTTTGAGCTGTTAATCAAATGACACGTTCACTGCAGTTTAAAGGCCTGGAGTACAATTTTGTGctcacttgaaaacaataatgcaatTTTTCATTGCATTGTgatgttgtaggctagtctaggtaggataattgtattgtcccGAAACAAGATCTATAGGGGAGTATTTTGAGCTGTGTGTCTCATGTCTTCACTGTCCTTTCATGCGTAATGATGCACCTTCCTCTCCACAGCCCTGAGCTCCTCCCCTTTGTTCTTGTGGATTTATATAGAACATTGGTGAAGCTTCAATGATTTTATGTGTGCCAGTCTGACATTTAAAAAAGCAATAATTTCCTTAAAGGTTCTGTATATCATAAAGCTACCTCTACGTTTAAATGTGTCACCTTCGACAGACAATGGTGACAGACATTCACAGAAAGCTATGACAAACACGTACGAGGAAAGGACTATAAATAACAGCATTTCAAAAACGCTGACATTAGCAATGTTCCAAAAAAAGCTAGGCAAAACAAATCATTTTATATAATTAATTATATAGAAAAACTTAGAATTCCCCTCACACAGAAACTAAAATGTCACTACAAAGGCTTTTATGAACATTTGATTAAAATTAAGTTTCATTGTTCTTAAAGTTATctatttgtttttttctctcactatTTCAGGAAAATAAAATGCTGGAGATTATAGACGTTCCCCGAAGGGAAAACCCTCCCAAATATTATAATCTTTCATCGCTCTCATTAATATGCAAATTGAATCGTGTTTAGTCAATCATTTTACCGTGCAAGTTGGGTTGTTATATGCCACATCATATTTGAAGAGATGCAGAAAACATTACGTTGATGCATTTTCAATTTGAATATTAATGAAGTTTACATAATTTACCGGTTCCTGGGATTTAACAGGTCCTTGCATTTATTAGTGTACACAACAAACATTTCTACAATGCACTGCTTCAAAAAAGGCAATCCTTTTTTTCCCAATCTTACATTTTTGATACATTTTCTATAGGTGGAGAATACAGAATAAAGCTGACACTACAATCATCTGTGGTGGACTAATATGGGAATGAGTGAGCAGCCTTCAACAAAAGGAAATTTATATCATTCATTATTATTCTATTAAATTATTTTCTAACATAACTTGATGTATACACATATGTAAATATATGAGTTGATATCACCATTCTGATTATCAGCAGATATCTCTAAAAGTGTCAAACCTGGGCCGCGTTCAGCAGGATACAATGGTTGGTGTGAAACATATGATTCAACAGAAACGGTGCTGTTCTGAACAACCAATTGAAGAACGCTGTGATTATGGCCACCCAAAGGTGATTGTGTTATGATTATGATTCATAGCTATTAAATACCTTGCCCAAACAGTTGTCCCTTATAGGGAGATGGCTTTGTGAATAAGAGGCTTCTTCACCTGAGATTGGACTCTAAAGAAGTTTGTAGATGTTTTTAAAGATGTTTGTAGTGTAACAGAGGTAAGAAAGTGCCATAAGCTCACTCCACTTGAAATATCTCCAATGTTGCTTTTGAATAGCTTAACTGGTTCGTATATTGTCAGATGGGCAGTCACGTGTGCTGGCTAGGCAGAGGGCCCCAGGTCCAAGATGTGGTACGGTCAGTTTACCCTGAGTAAGCTAATACTGCTAAGTTAGATCATTGCTGCCGTGACACGGATCCGCAGTTGGGCACATCTCAACGGCTGGGGTTGCTATGGAGCGAGTTTAGAGGGGGTGAGTGTAACCAAGGTACAGTAAGAATGTACCGTAAGCTAACTCCACAGCTTCACTACATAGGCTAGTTTCACAACATTCACCCCCCTTTGACCTATTCCCCCACGAGAGACCACCCCATGTTGGGCGCCATTGTCACATGCAATGTAACATCCATTAAGTTTTTTTTTCTTCGAAAAAGGTTTTTGTAAAACATGCATCTTACATCAGATCATCTTGACACTTTCTCTGTCAAGCTTACTTTCATCACGGTCTATAAATCGCTTGCTCTCTTTTCATTGTCAGTATCCTTTATCTTTATGATGGATAATCATTTATTATACGTTATATATATAACATCTTCACATTTCCCGAAAAATGTAACGACAAGACACAAATTACAAAAATGTTCACCAATGTGGGCAATAACGCAATTCCACAAAATACACAACATGCGCAGCAGCAGAATAGCATAAAACAAAATGGAGCATTATCCAAGCAGGTTGCAGGCCGCATGGAAGCCTTTAGCGTAGCGTATTTACTTCACACAATGAAGCATAATTGTCACTGCCGCATTGAACATGCTCCCTGAACGCAGTTAATAAACCTAACAGGAAACCCCTACAGTAAAGTCTATAAAAGAACATGTGACTATTTGAGCTGTCATTGTGACTCTTCAGACAGTCACAAATTTGatagccaactgacatttactcctgaggtgctgaccttttgcaccctcgacaaccactgtgattattattacttgactctgctggtcatctatgaacgtttgaacatcttggccatgttctgttataatctccacccggcacagccagaagaggactggccacccctcagagcctaggtttcttcctaggttctggcctttctagggactatttcctagccaccgtgcttctaaatctgcattgcttgcagtttgggattttaggctgggtttctgtatagcactttgtgacatcggctgatgaaaatgggctttataaatacatttgattgatgggCCTATGCACAATCCATTACATAGACAACTCTGTCACAGATATAGTCTGTTAACAAATCAGAAGCATTAGAGGAAATTATATCTTCtcctatcccaaagcctaggctATTTTCCTATCCAGTCCCAATCAGACTGAAAGCCAAAATCCTTACTCCTGTCtggcctcagggcctggacagcttgctatcatcgacggaaaaatgaattcaagtttatcaagacattttgcaggagaatgttaggctatctgtctgccaattgaagctcaacagaagtttggtgatgcaacagaacaacgacccaaaacacagaagtaaatcaacaacagaatggcttcaatagaaaaaatacaccttctggagtggaccagtcagagtcctgacctcaacctgattgagatgctgaggcatgacctcaagagagcagttcacaccagacatcccaagaatattgctgaactgaaacagtattgtaaagaagaatggtccaaaattcctcctgaccgttgtgcaggtctgatccacaactacagaaaatgtttggttgaggttattgttgCCAGAGGGTCAagcagttattaaatccaagggttcacatacctttCCCGCCCTGCACTGTGattgtttacacggtgtgttcaataaagatgaaaacgtataattatttgtgtgttattagtttaagcagactgagtttgtctattgttgtgacctagatgaagataaTCACATTTTAGGACCAATTTATGctgaaatccaggtatttccaaagggttcatatactttttcttgccaatgtatatagtaccagtcaaaagtttggacacacctactcatttcagggttgttctttattttgactatattctacattgtagaataataataataatatggaatcatgtagtaaccaaaaaagtgttaaacaaatcaaaatatatgttatatttgagattcttcaaagtagccacgctttgccttgatgatagcttcacacactcttggcattctctcaaccagtttcatgaggtaatcacctggattgaatttcaattaacaggtgtgccttgttaaaagttcatttgtggaatttctttccttcttaatgcgtttgagccaatcagttgtgttgtgacaaggtaggggtagtatacagaagatagccctatttggaaaaataccaagaacagctcaaataagcaatgagaagtgacagtccatcattgctttaagacactttaagacatgaaagtaagtcaatccagaacatttcaagaacttttgaaagtttcttcaagtgcagtcgcaaataccatcaagcgctatgatgaaactggttcttatgaggaccaccacaggaaaggaagacccagagttacctctgctgcagaggataagatcattagagttaactgtacctcagaaattgcaaccaaaataaatggttcacagagttcaagtaacagacacatctcaacatcaactgttcagaggagactgcgtgaatcaggcctcgaattgctgcaaagaaaccaccactaaaggacatcaataagatgaagagacttgcttgggccatgaaacacgagcattggacattagaccggtggaaatctgtcctttggtctgatgagtccaaatttgatatttttggttctaaccaccgtgtctttgtgaggcgcagcgtaggtgaacggatgattgaatgagtaggtgttctaaaacttttgaccggtagtgaatgtaaatgtgatatttcagcttttgtaGTTTTATTTTGGCAAAATAtattaaaaatctgtttttgcttggtcattCTGGGGAATTGTATGTAGATTAGTGAGGAAATAAAACCATTTATTAcgtttttagaataaggctgtaacgtaacaaaatgtggatagaGTCAAGGGGCTTGCAcactccgaatgcactgtatacacttcatggccaaaagtatgtggcacctgcttgtcgaacacatcattctaaaatcatgggtattaatatggacttggtcccccctttgctgtgacaacagcctccactcttctggctttccactagaggggcggcagggtagcctagtggttagagcgttggactagtaaccggaaggttgtgagttcaaacccccgagctgacaaggtacaaatctgtcgttctgcccctgaacaggcagttaacccactgttcccaggccgtcattgaaaataagaatgtgttcttaactgacttgcctggttaaataaaggtaaaaaaaaaaaaaaaaaaaaatgttggaacattgctgatgtagagcgattaggcctggctcgcagacggcgttccaattcatcccaaaggtgttcaatggggttgatgtcagggctctgtgcaggccagtcaaattcttccacagcaatctcgacaaaccatttctttatgcaCCTCGccttgtgcacaggggcattgtcatgctgaaacaggaaagggccttccccaaactgttgccacaaagttagaagcacagaatcgtttaCAATGTCATTGTACAGTATGCTGTAGTGATAAGAGTTCCCTTCattagaactaaggggcctagcccgaaccatgaaaaacagccccagaacattattccacctgcaccaaacattacagttggcaccatacattggggcaggtagcgttctcctggcatccgccaaatccagatttgtccgtcggactgccagatggtgaagcgtgattcatcacaccATAGAACGTGTTTCCAATGCTCCAGAATCCAAAGACGGTGAGCTTCACACCGCTCCAGCCAACGCtgggcattgcgcatggtgattttaggcatttgcacggccatggaaacccatttcatgtagCTCCCAAAGaagcagttattgtgctgacgttgcttccagaggcagtttggtagtgagtgttgcaacagaggacagacaatTTGTACGCGCTgtgtgcttcagcacttggcggtcccgttctgtgagcttgtgtggcctaccactttgcggctgagtcattgttgctcctagacatttccacttcacaaaaacagcacttacagttgaccggggtagctctagcagggcagaaatttgacgaactgacttgttagaaacgTGGCTTCCTATGATGGTGACAcgtttaaagtcactgagctcttcagtatggccaTCCTACTcccgatgtttgtctatggagattgcatggctgtgtgctcgattgtatacacctgtcaccaatgggtgtggctgaaatagcagaatacACTAATatgaaggggtgttcacatacttttctatataaagtgtatacatatacagtgcattcagaaagtattcagaccccttgactttttcaacattttgttacattacagccttattctaaaatggatgatattgttttttcccctcctcaatctacacacaataccccataatgacaaagcaaaaaaagtatatattttgtaatatttttgcaaatgtattaaaaacaaaaaacagaaatatcacatttacatgtaCAAAAGTACAAATGGAAATTACAATATTTTCTAAATTATTGTTTTTGTGCTCAGCCAGGCCTTTCCTTCGAAATGGCTAATCCGTGTTTTGACCTAAGGAACTTATTGAAATTTACAGAATGGTGGCCTGGAGGAAAAGGGCaaagggtcatgctttttcaatttcagtcaaggggagggttaagtattttttaaatctagtccaggggagggttatgtaattgattaaatgttttagaatcagttgcttattaggctataggcccaatgccgtccctcatctctgattctccatAGGCTATATAGGCTATCTAGTGTGGTCTcaaatcaaatgatccatagcctataggctacgaAGTGCATGCTCAGAGAAGCACAGGCAAAGATATATTTCTAAGATTGGTGCTGGGATGGTTTAAATTAAACTAGGCTGCATTAAACACTGCAATGGATATTCCGACCCTGAGCCCCAGCCTGCTCTGCTTTGTGTGagctgcttaaccaatggctgtACTGTGTAGGGCTACGATGGCATTTCAGGAGGAGAGTGAAAGGTTTCTTCCAAAAGTATATTTGATTaggttctgttcagtttgagaaagAGAGCACGAAGATGAAAAGGAGGACCAGAGGTGAACTTTGATAGCTTGCTGCTACTATATTTGAATTTattaaaaacaatatgtttcttTCCCATGATGTATTTttcagagttattgacctcacaataagccagactcgagtaacttacattgtggtgctgaaacttgaagcagcagccACGGCACAATCAATTggaaatggacagctcatggtgctgaaagtagTCAAATTCGAGTAGGCATAATTCATTTAAACTGTCtttactaacaacaagagggctttgtgttggagcctatttcttcccatttaagaaataagaggtacacctacctgtttgacagacgaaattaggctataggctgctataGCCATAGATTTGTCGGTCAATTCCACCacccaccatgcactctttaaatagTCCTTCACTGACACAAACGTAggctgttaagttaaaaccaaTACTCAAATGagggggtatgagagggtatgccaTAGGCCTAACTTTTATTGAAGAAAATGGCCAAAAAAAACATGTTAGCTTAAGATTGAGAAGAAAATAAAAACGGATACAATTATATAAAAGTGAACTATAACGGTGATTTGGTCCGcaatgctttatgctagaaacaagcttTAAAATACCTGGGAAAGACGTCACTCCGATGCATATGAGGATATCATTGTTTAgtttctttgacattcagaggcCGACTTTGCTTGTgaagtaatctaattctgtcac encodes the following:
- the LOC109899644 gene encoding uncharacterized protein LOC109899644, producing the protein MQEMPESQLSKCEVERNHECMILQQRIETASIGNNRTMKMEMDVFNPSHTTELQFLRSRVRELEKEKVEMAAENQRLHNMLVKEIPGLLSTMWQTLGQANQPPHPAVSPQAVSTATGRGESYTYTHHHSVSGHFGQGFSSPLHHQPMSNRSAMTQDMNESMSNFGPEMAISEHSVDGDLELSDITENDDLHSSLCGSASNLPVMRTCSETHCVNGTGHVNQVEVYPGSGVFCEMRSWHAANQTQSPTAMARTLLLGVFDMDTLLNSNLRGGRSRRPTFPNHRTALDPHKLNAIYNATLARFPLARKGQIGTGINSKLSEIRFRSRRANRDPIYL